CCTGGGGCGGCGTGACCGCCGACACCCCCTCCGCCGCCAGGGCGGCGAGCAGCCCCTCCTCGAACCAGCGCCGGGCCTCGCCCAGGAGTTGCGGCAGGTCACGTCCGGTGCCGGTCATCGCTTCCTCTCCCTCGTGGGTCGTGGGCGTCCTGTACGGCACTTGCCTCCGTCCCCGTCACGTGTCAGGGTACCTGACGTATATCGTCAGGCAACCTGACATAGAGAGGTGAGCGGTCATGACCATGCAGTACGCCACGCGCTACCGGAGCGCGTCACGCATCCCCGCGGAGCCGGGCAAGCCGTACGTCATCGAGAAGGGCGAGGGCGACCGGGCTCATCTGTTCGCGGACTTGATCACCGTCTACGCGGGCGGCGAACAGACGGAGAACACGTTCAACTTCTTCACCTGCGAGGGGCCGAAGGGCGACATCATCCCGGCCCATCTGCACGAGGACACGTACGAGGTCTTCTACGTGACCCACGGCGCGGTCCGCCTGTTCGTCGAGGACACCGAGGGCGCGCAGCAGGAGCGGCTGCTCGGTCCGGGCGACTTCGGCTTCGTGCCGAAGAACTGCCCGCACGCCTACCGCATGGAGCGCCATCACTCCCAGGTCGTCGGGGTGGCGGCCGGACCGCACGGCACCTTCGAGCGCTTCTTCGAGACGCTGGGCACCCCGGCCGAGCAACTCGGCCTGCCACGCGAGCCGTTCGTGCCCGAACCGTCGAAGTTCGCCACGGTCCCACGCGAGTACGACGTCCGTTTCCTGCCCGACCATCAGTGGCGGACCAAGTGACCCGGACGCTACGGGAGTTGATCGCCGCGCCTCACCCGGACGTCGGTCCGCTGCCGCCGGCGGCAGAGCGCCCTGCCGGGGTGCGTGTGCTGCGCGGCGTCCCGTACGGGGTCCTGGAGGGCAGCCGGCCGCTGGAGCTCGACCTCTGGCTGCCGCCCGCGCCGGGCCCCCCGCGCCCCTCCCCCGTCGTGCTGTTCGTGCACGGTGGGGCGTGGCGGCGTGGGCGGCGCGACGACATGGGTCTGCACACGCGCGCGTGGGACCCGGGTCCCTTCGAGCGGATCGCGGCGGCCGGGTTCACGGTGGCCTGTGTGGACTACCGGCTCAGCGGTGAGGCGACGTTCCCCGCAGCCCTGGCCGACCTGCGCACGGCACTGCGCTGGCTGAACGTGCGCGCGCCGGAACTCGGCACCGACCCGCGCCGTACGGTGGTGTGGGGCGAGTCCGCGGGCGGACATCTGGCCTCACTACTCGCTCTCACCCACGACGAGCCGCCGCTCGCGGGGGCCGTCGTCTGGTACGGGCCCGCGGATCTGACCTCGGCCCGCGATCCCTTCGACCCCGCCGACGCGGCCACCCCTGAGGCGCTGCTGCTCGGCGCCGCGCCCGCGTACACACCCGAACTCGCCCGTGCGGCCAGCCCGTTGAAGAACGCGCATGCGGGTGCCCCGCCCTTCCTCGTCGTCCATGGGGAGGACGACTCGATGGTGGCGTGCTCGCACGGCCGGGACCTCGCCGCGGCACTGAGCGGTGCGGGAGCGCCCGTCGAACTGTGGACGATTCCCGGCGCCGATCACGGCTGGCACGGCCTGGACCAGGGCTCCGTGACCGGAATCTTCACCCGATCCCTGGAGTTCGCACTGAGGGTGGCTGGGAGGCCCGACTTGGTTGCCGGGAACAATGCAACCCTGTAGATGACATGGGCTCGGCGCGGGCGACAGACTCGGGGCAACGTCGTGCCTCTCATCACGGACCAGGGCGACTCGCTCTCCTTGCATACCGAACACCTCTCCGGCAAGCCGGTCACCTCCAACTGTGGGACGATGCCCGGCCAACCCTGCCCCCAGCCAAGTAGGTCCACCGGGGGCACAACTGCCCCCGGTGGAACAGGTACTTCGCCCACCGGCGTCATCCCCCAAGGACGGCCGGTCCCGCGTCAGTGCCGCAGCAGGCCGAGGTCGACCGCATCGGCCATGGCCTTCATGCCCGCGTCGTCGGGGTGTATGTGATCGCCCGAGTCGTAGGCGGGGTTGAGGGCCGAGGGGTCCGCGGGGTCGCGCATGACCCGGTCGAAGTCGATGACGCCGTCGAAGGCGCCGGCGGTGCGAATCCAGTCGTTGACGCTGCGGCGGAGCTCCTCGGCGGCGGGCGTGTAGTAGCCGTTGCCCTTGACCGGCATCAGGGTCGCGCCGATGACACGGACACCGGCGGCGTGCGCCTCGTCGATGAGGGTGCGCCAGCCGTCGATCAGATCCTGCGCGGTCAGCGGTCTGCCGTCGGGTCCGGCGTTGTTGCCGATGTCGTTGATGCCTTCGAAGAGAATCACGTCTTTGACGCCGGGCTGACCGAGGGCGTCGTGGCGGAACCGCTTCAGGGCGCTGACGCCCTGCCAGAGGTTGGGGACATCGGTGAGCACGCGGTTGCCGCCGATACCGGCGTCGACGACGCTCAGCCGCTGCGGACCCGGCTCGGCCTCCAGGCGGCGGCCGAGCACGTCGGGCCACCGGGTGTAGGTACCGGTCGAGGAGTGATAGCCGTCGGTGATGGAGTCGCCGAACGCGACGACGGTGCCCTTCGCCGTCGGAGACAGGACGTCGAGCCCCGCCAGGTAGTACCAGGAGGTCGTGGTGGTGACGAAATCGGCCGCGCTGTCGTCCCCCGCGTGGTCGCCCGAGGCCGTGTACGTGGTGTCGAAGGCGTCCGAGTGCCAGGTCGACATGCCGGTCGCGCCGGGCACATAGAGGCTGACGAGCAGGTTCTGCCCCGCCCGCAGCGAGATCGGGACGACGTCACTGACGGCCTCGCCGCCGGCGGGGAGCGTGACGCGGTCCGAGCCGCCGAAGGTGATGCGCCGGGCGGTACGCGGCCTTGCCTCGCCGCCGTGCGCCTGGACGGCGACGTTCGCGGCCGCCACCTCCAGCGGGCCGGGGCTGTAGCGGTTCGAGAGCGTGATCCGGGCGCGCGATCCCGCCACGCTGCTGTGCACCACCATGCGAATGGTCTGGTTCTCGAAGGACGGGCCGCCGGTCGTCATGCTCGGCGACCAGGCGCTCACCCGGGTGCCCGGGGCGTGCGCCGACGGCGTGGCGGCTCCCGCGGTGCCCACTGGCGCGGCCGCCAGGGCGAGCGCGAGCAGCGTTCCGAACAGGGGCCACAAAGGTCTGCGGCGGGCGCGACTGCGCACCGCTCGGTGCGGCTGATCGAGGGTCATCGGCACTTTCTCCGCTCTTCTCGACGTTCTTCCAGGCGTTCAGGTCGTCGTTCAGGGACGTGCGCCCTCGGGAAGGCGCGGTGCAGGGCAGGGCGCCCGCGAGGCCGGGCGCCCTGCCGTGCACCGGTCGTACCGACCGGTTCAGCCCTGGAGGTCCGTGAGCCTCATCGACTGACCGGGCCGCAGGGTGACGGTCGTGCTGCGGCCACCCGCGGTGACGGTGGTGCTGCGCCCCCCGACGCTGTGCAGCGTCGCCCGGCGTACGCGGCCTCGCTCCCAGGTCATGTCAACGGTGAAGCCGCCGCGGGCTCCCGCGCCCTCGATCGAGCCGGATTCGGCCCAGGCGTCCGGGAGCGCCGGCAGCAGCTCGATGTGGCCGGGGCGGGAGTGGACGAGCATTTCCAGCATCGCGGTGGGCGTGCCGAGGTTGGCGTCGATCTGGAAGATCGCCCGGGTGTCGGAGACTCGGTACATGTCGAAGAAGTTCATGGCCGTGCCGGTGTCACCGCCCGCCCAGGGCTTCAGGTTCGTCAACAGCAGCCGGTAGGCCTTGTCGGCGTCCTTGAGCCGCGCCCAGCACGCTGCCCGCCACGCGCAGGCCCAGCCGTAGCTCTCCATGCCGCGAGAGGTCAGCAACTCCCGGGCCCCCTTGAGGAGTTCGGGGTCGCCGGCGTCCGGGCGGATACGGTCGCCGGGGAACAGGTTGATGAGCGGCGACAGATGGCGATGGGTGGTCTCGCCGAGGTCGTCCTCGCTCATCCACTCCTCGAGACGGCCGGACTTCGGGCTGACCTTCGGGAGGTAGAGGCGGTCACGCAGCTTCCCTATGGCGGCGGCGTGTTCGGCGTCGCGGCCGAGAGTGCGGCACGCCTGCTCGTAGTGGCCGAAGAGGGACCACAGGAGTTCCTGGGTGTACGTGATGCCGCGGGCGTCCTGCGGGCCCTGTTCGGGCGACCAGTCGTGGTCGTCGATCAGGACCTCGCGGCCGTCGACGGTCGTGGTGATCAGGCGCGCTTCCCAGAATTCGCAGGCACCCTTGAGGAGCGGCATGATCCGTGCCAGGTACCGCGCGTCCTGCGTGTACTCGTAGTGCTCGTAGAGGGACTCGCACAGCCAGGCGTTGCCCGCCGGGTGCCACCACCAGCCCAGGCCGCCGTAGGGGTTCGTGGAGAAGGCGACCGTCCAGCCCGCGACCTTGCCGGAGGTGTTGCGGTAGCGGTTGCGGGAGTCGTTGAACTGCTTCTGCGTCACCTCGCTCCACGCGGGGAGCTGGGCCAGGCAGTAGTCGGCGAAGGCGGGGAAGGTGTCGCCGAGGCCGGCCCGGTCGGCCAGCCAGTAGTTCATCTGGAGGTTGATGTCGGTGTGGTAATCGCCCATCCAGTCCGGGGTGTTGCCCTCCAGCCACAGCCCCTGGAGTCCCATGGGCAGCCCGTCGCGCGAGCCGCAGATGGTCAGGTAGCGGCCGAACTGGAGGTAGCTCGCCTCGAGTTCCGGGTCGGGCGCCGATCCGTCGGCCGCGCGGGCCTTCAGGCGCGTCCAGGTGTCCATCCGGCGCTGCCCGCCGCTGGAGCGGCCGAGGTCGAGGGTGAGCCGGTCGTAACGGGCGCGGTAGTCGGCGACGTGCGTGTCGCGCAGCCGTACGGCCGAAGTCCGGGCCGCCGCGAGGGCCTTGTCCTGGGCGAGGGCGAGCGGGTCCGCGTCCGGGTTCCGGAAGCCGGTGGCGTGGTCCGGCGCGTAGTCCGTGCCGCCGCTGATCACGAGCGTGACCTCGGAGCAGTCGGTGAACGTGACGCGGGTTCCGGTGGCGGTGATCGTCCCGTCCCCGGCGGCGGTGACCGCCGCGGCGTAGCGCAGCTTGTTGCCCAAGGCGGCGGAGAAGGAGGCGAGGTTCCGGTCCTTGTCGACGCCGGTCGTCTCGCCGTGGGTGCCGGAGAGGATGACGGCGCCGGTGAGGGAGCCGCCGCCGCTCTGGCGGAGCCGGACGACGATGGTGTCGTCGGGCGCGCTGGCGAACATCTCCCGCGTGTAGCGGACCTTGTCCTTGGTGTACGTCGTGGTGACGAGGCCGTTGCTGAGGTCGAGGGTGCGGCGGTAGTCGGTGACGGCGGAGCGCTCGTGCCCCGGCAGGTACAGCATGACGCGGGCGAGCAGTGTGAAGCTGCCGAAGTCATCGCGCCCGTACGGGAATTGGCCCTCGCCGTCGAGGGTGGTGTTGGCGCCGCCCGTCCACAGGGTGGCGTCGGTGACGTGCAGGAGTTCCCGGGCCGGGTCGGCGCCGACGAGGGCACCGAGGCGGCCGTTGCCCAGCGGCAGGCCCTGCTCGATGAGGAGGTCCTCGTCGGCGGGCTCGGGGTACCACAGGGTCGTCGCCTCGCCGGCCGGTACCAGCGGGGACGTGGTGGGGCGGCGCGGCGCGGCGTGCGCGGTGAAGGCGGGCAGGGCGCTCAGCGCGAGGGCTCCGCCGAGGCCGAGCACCAGGCGTCTGGAAGGTCCGTTGCTCATGTGCGGCTCCTTGGACGTGACGGGCGGTCAGGAGAGCTTGATCAGGCGGGAGCCGTGGGCCGGGACGGCGGTGGCGGTCCAGGAGCCCTTGGCGGTGCCGAGGTCCTTGCGGGCGACGACGTCGCGCAGGTGCTGGGGGCGCTTGATGCCCAGGTCCTTGAGGTCGACCGTGATGTCGGTGGCCTCGGAGCCGAGGTTGTAGACCGCGAGGTAGGTGGCACGGCCCGTCGTCTTCGTCCACACCTGTGTGTCCCCGGAGCGGATCTGCTTCGGCAGGACGGCGGCCTGGTCGACGGCGATGACCTCGGGGTTGGTCAGGATGGCCTTGGCCTTGTCGTCGAGGAAGTAGATGTCGCCGCCGACGTACAGCGGGGACGAGGCCATCGACCAGAAGGTCATGACGGTCTGCCGCTCGGTGTCGTTGATGCCGTCCTGGAGTCCGCTGCCGGAGTTGTTGTTGATCGGCATCGAGTCGAGGTCGCCGAGGTAGCCGGGGGCGGACAGCTTGGGCAGCCACTTGGGCAGGTCGGCGAAGCGGTCGTCGACGGAGCTGGTCCACGTGCTGGTGGTCTCGCAGTAGCACTCGATGTCGGTGTCGACACGGACGCCGTTGGCGTAGGGCCGCAGGCCGTCGCCGGCCTCGAGGTCGACGGGCCAGGCGCTGGCGGACAGCCACATGCTGCGGCCGCTGTGGTCGATGGCGGTGGACCATGCCTTGATGTCGGCGACGTTGTCCTTCGTCACGCCGTCGATCTTGATGAAGTCGATGCCCCAGGAGGCGTACCGCGCGACGATCGAGTCGATGTACTCCTGGGCACAGGGGTTGCTGTAGTCGATCTTCCAGCTGCCGCCCCACTTGTTGGTCGGGGTCAGCGGCTTCACGGCGATGTCCTGCGCATGACAGTCAGTGCCGAGGATCGGCGCGTTCTTGTCGTAGACCTCCTTCTCCAGTCCGGCGGCGCCGTACAGACCGAGCTTGAGGTCCTTGCCGTGGACGTAGTCGGAGAGCGACTGCATACCGCTGGGGAAGCGGTCCTTGTCGGCGTTCGGGATGCCGTTGGCGTCGGTGTGGAAGTTCCAGTCGTAGTCGAAGTTCCAGCCGGCGTCGATGTTCAGGTTCCTGTAGCCGGCCGAGGACAGCTTGCTGCTGAGCGCGTCGGCGGCGTTCTTGATGTTGCCCTCGTTCAGCCAGTGTGTGCCGTAGCCGGCGCGCGAGGAGGACTCGACGCTCCAGCTGCTCCAGCCCATGAACGGCTTGACGTAGGGGGTCTTGGCCTGGGCGGTGCCGGTGGACAGGGCGAGGGTGAGGGGCAGGGCGCAGGCGGCGGTGAGTGCCGCGCGCCGGGTCGTTCTGGTCGTACGGGTCACTGGAAGTACCTCCGGTACGGGGGAGAGGGAGTTTCAGGACTTGAGACCGGACATCGCTATGCCCTGGACGATGTGGCGCTGGGCGACCAGGAACATGATCACGAGCGGGAGGATCGCCACGACCGTCCCGGCGAACAGCTCGGGCAGGTTGACGGTCTGGGACGTGAGGAAGCTGGAGAGGGCGATCTGCACGGTCCAGCTCTCGGGGTCCTGGCCGATCATCAGGGGCCACAGGAAGGAGTTCCACGCCTCGATGAAGGACAGTGCGCCGAGGGAGGCGATCATCGTGACCGAGTTGGGCAGGATGATGCGCCCGTAGACACCGAGGTAGCTGAGGCCGTCGAGGCGGCCCGCCTCCTCGATCTCGGCGGGGAAGGACAGGTAGAAGCTGCGGAAGAGCACGACGGCGAAGGCGTTGAACAGGCCGGGTGCGATCAGGCCCCACATCGTGTTCACGCCGCCCATCGAACCGACCACGACGAACGTCGGCAGGAAGGTCACGGCCTGGGGGATCATCAGCGTGCCGACGATGAGCGAGAGGACGACCCCGCGACCGGGCACGTTGATCCGGGCAAGGGCGTACCCGGCCATCGAGGCGAGCAGCGTGGACACCGGGGCCGAGATCACCGCGATCAGCAATGAGTTGGCCAGGGACCGGCCGAAGGGTCGCTCCGGGTTGTTGAAGAGGGCGCTGAAGGTGTCCCAGCTCAGCGCGGACGGCAGCCAGTGCCAGTCGGTGGCGGTGACCTCCGGCGTCGTCATGAAGGCGTTGCGCAGAAGCACGTAGAACGGGATCAGGAAGACCACGGACAGCAGGCACAGCACCAGGTACGTGGCGGCGGAGCCGAGCACGCTCCCTCGGTAACGGTTCATGGGTTCAGTCCTTGTCCGATCAGTCCTTGTCGCGGGAGAACCCGAGGATCCGGCCCTGGAGGAGTGTGACCAGCACGATCAGGAGGGTGAGCAGGAAGGCTCCGGCGGAGCCGACGCCGTAGTCCTGGTCCTGGAGGGCGACGCCGTAGAGGTGCATGAGGGGGGTGCGCACAGGT
The DNA window shown above is from Streptomyces sp. NBC_01445 and carries:
- a CDS encoding quercetin 2,3-dioxygenase, with protein sequence MTMQYATRYRSASRIPAEPGKPYVIEKGEGDRAHLFADLITVYAGGEQTENTFNFFTCEGPKGDIIPAHLHEDTYEVFYVTHGAVRLFVEDTEGAQQERLLGPGDFGFVPKNCPHAYRMERHHSQVVGVAAGPHGTFERFFETLGTPAEQLGLPREPFVPEPSKFATVPREYDVRFLPDHQWRTK
- a CDS encoding alpha/beta hydrolase, with translation MTRTLRELIAAPHPDVGPLPPAAERPAGVRVLRGVPYGVLEGSRPLELDLWLPPAPGPPRPSPVVLFVHGGAWRRGRRDDMGLHTRAWDPGPFERIAAAGFTVACVDYRLSGEATFPAALADLRTALRWLNVRAPELGTDPRRTVVWGESAGGHLASLLALTHDEPPLAGAVVWYGPADLTSARDPFDPADAATPEALLLGAAPAYTPELARAASPLKNAHAGAPPFLVVHGEDDSMVACSHGRDLAAALSGAGAPVELWTIPGADHGWHGLDQGSVTGIFTRSLEFALRVAGRPDLVAGNNATL
- a CDS encoding SGNH/GDSL hydrolase family protein, which encodes MTLDQPHRAVRSRARRRPLWPLFGTLLALALAAAPVGTAGAATPSAHAPGTRVSAWSPSMTTGGPSFENQTIRMVVHSSVAGSRARITLSNRYSPGPLEVAAANVAVQAHGGEARPRTARRITFGGSDRVTLPAGGEAVSDVVPISLRAGQNLLVSLYVPGATGMSTWHSDAFDTTYTASGDHAGDDSAADFVTTTTSWYYLAGLDVLSPTAKGTVVAFGDSITDGYHSSTGTYTRWPDVLGRRLEAEPGPQRLSVVDAGIGGNRVLTDVPNLWQGVSALKRFRHDALGQPGVKDVILFEGINDIGNNAGPDGRPLTAQDLIDGWRTLIDEAHAAGVRVIGATLMPVKGNGYYTPAAEELRRSVNDWIRTAGAFDGVIDFDRVMRDPADPSALNPAYDSGDHIHPDDAGMKAMADAVDLGLLRH
- a CDS encoding glycoside hydrolase family 95 protein, which codes for MSNGPSRRLVLGLGGALALSALPAFTAHAAPRRPTTSPLVPAGEATTLWYPEPADEDLLIEQGLPLGNGRLGALVGADPARELLHVTDATLWTGGANTTLDGEGQFPYGRDDFGSFTLLARVMLYLPGHERSAVTDYRRTLDLSNGLVTTTYTKDKVRYTREMFASAPDDTIVVRLRQSGGGSLTGAVILSGTHGETTGVDKDRNLASFSAALGNKLRYAAAVTAAGDGTITATGTRVTFTDCSEVTLVISGGTDYAPDHATGFRNPDADPLALAQDKALAAARTSAVRLRDTHVADYRARYDRLTLDLGRSSGGQRRMDTWTRLKARAADGSAPDPELEASYLQFGRYLTICGSRDGLPMGLQGLWLEGNTPDWMGDYHTDINLQMNYWLADRAGLGDTFPAFADYCLAQLPAWSEVTQKQFNDSRNRYRNTSGKVAGWTVAFSTNPYGGLGWWWHPAGNAWLCESLYEHYEYTQDARYLARIMPLLKGACEFWEARLITTTVDGREVLIDDHDWSPEQGPQDARGITYTQELLWSLFGHYEQACRTLGRDAEHAAAIGKLRDRLYLPKVSPKSGRLEEWMSEDDLGETTHRHLSPLINLFPGDRIRPDAGDPELLKGARELLTSRGMESYGWACAWRAACWARLKDADKAYRLLLTNLKPWAGGDTGTAMNFFDMYRVSDTRAIFQIDANLGTPTAMLEMLVHSRPGHIELLPALPDAWAESGSIEGAGARGGFTVDMTWERGRVRRATLHSVGGRSTTVTAGGRSTTVTLRPGQSMRLTDLQG
- a CDS encoding glycoside hydrolase family 27 protein, yielding MTRTTRTTRRAALTAACALPLTLALSTGTAQAKTPYVKPFMGWSSWSVESSSRAGYGTHWLNEGNIKNAADALSSKLSSAGYRNLNIDAGWNFDYDWNFHTDANGIPNADKDRFPSGMQSLSDYVHGKDLKLGLYGAAGLEKEVYDKNAPILGTDCHAQDIAVKPLTPTNKWGGSWKIDYSNPCAQEYIDSIVARYASWGIDFIKIDGVTKDNVADIKAWSTAIDHSGRSMWLSASAWPVDLEAGDGLRPYANGVRVDTDIECYCETTSTWTSSVDDRFADLPKWLPKLSAPGYLGDLDSMPINNNSGSGLQDGINDTERQTVMTFWSMASSPLYVGGDIYFLDDKAKAILTNPEVIAVDQAAVLPKQIRSGDTQVWTKTTGRATYLAVYNLGSEATDITVDLKDLGIKRPQHLRDVVARKDLGTAKGSWTATAVPAHGSRLIKLS
- a CDS encoding carbohydrate ABC transporter permease — encoded protein: MNRYRGSVLGSAATYLVLCLLSVVFLIPFYVLLRNAFMTTPEVTATDWHWLPSALSWDTFSALFNNPERPFGRSLANSLLIAVISAPVSTLLASMAGYALARINVPGRGVVLSLIVGTLMIPQAVTFLPTFVVVGSMGGVNTMWGLIAPGLFNAFAVVLFRSFYLSFPAEIEEAGRLDGLSYLGVYGRIILPNSVTMIASLGALSFIEAWNSFLWPLMIGQDPESWTVQIALSSFLTSQTVNLPELFAGTVVAILPLVIMFLVAQRHIVQGIAMSGLKS